From Nymphalis io chromosome 10, ilAglIoxx1.1, whole genome shotgun sequence, a single genomic window includes:
- the LOC126771096 gene encoding cadherin-86C, translating into MTFASALVLLALCAAARGGDPVFDPSTLMRLVLVPADAAVGSVIYRVRASDPDFDYPLHFELIGQMGRLDIGIESLPCTRYNSVCQANVILLRRLEPGRYVDFRLSARNTRGRSARIACSITGTNATTPRDTVFPHQPGIILVPEDAKRGTDLEIVIAKKNQLSPKPLELELWGSPLFAIRQRRVSTENTEGTIFLVGPLDFEAQSMYHLTLLAVDPYVELGKDTRNIAGIEVVVVVQDVQDMPPVFTSAPPITHLPRQVAPGDMVVKVRAEDGDKGAPRQIRYGLVSEGNPFTPFFNINETSGELTLERPIEEIAAISHAGAPILLTVVAEEVRLSREEPEAMSSTVQLAFILPERDNSPPYFENDSYITYLDENAPQGTALIFNDPYIPQVNDNDAGKNGVFSLSLVGNNGTFEISPTVAERHAQFIIKVRDNTMLDFEARKSVIFQILAQELGPATNLSVTANVTVYLNDVNDNPPVFLALSYDEEIPENATAGTRVVQVAADDVDTGAFGKIQYTAILGYLNTSLNLDPISGLITIATNNHGFDREAMPDLHFLVEARDNDGVGLRVTVPLIIKLLDVNDNPPEFERTLYEFVLSPSLSNFTSAAFVKAIDKDAEPPNNIVKYEIIDGNGDSKFAINEDTGELYLLETLKRSKKQNIYRQKRQYDNEEESEVYMLTIRAYDLGVPKLFSTTMVKVYPPESKTRTMSFIVPGANPDRQKLEEVLSTLSGGKVTIIDIKPYKGNDDKGTADLSGQASSQEKSVVTAVVRMAGNSAINVAKLQEQLAKNMTVYTTNTVHKEQTSTTEDNNSGVYRAESRLLFWLLILLAILIALVLLLLICCCICEGCPLYMPPRKRVIRVNSTEDDVHLVVRDKEVGRENKSTQNIENKSIQAPEWRRREAWSAEQTDLRTKPTQWKFNKRNYRSKDLSKPASTPGDIRQEFVQAATDNDYKYDDTRQSVRRRDGPNVIYTKEMQLQEAFENKHKEYIEDLENGYDRIATLHYHRKDQDNDSIRRHEIDRGSDVGGFLKSDEKNMQEKQDQKLKHEYDKHASSSLGRDQYFIKEGNTEILRLVTRGKTEEERYVNLPVHQQRPVTLIPHTQYVVVDNGKELLMERFIREQGDEASNIRDRMDKIVTDLDNISNRDDKSIGQKSKNDIDNQNESREYSNLRLDVSGTVPLKSDYLQNALIEMQNKSSIHQELLESSLRKQNELLHQILIERDRMLQNQETASQVENKLETQSLPGHSVMATQTECHIGTQTEAHLSNEIKRKSRSDNDSYSDDESQPTTDQLKKIAWVRKKKPKKKIKYRDPRRSIRIYELKRKIKTPIIEESDVSPSLESEKHVKISKTNEREERVKHYGDVTKSTITTSKNEKMSSTQIKSSEADRKPKLRREVLMEISDSLDEKIETDISFKKSRRQRRDSTENTSKPDTEIAKSSQSTSSSTSKDNRNKIFSRQGSSTDEKDHAVDKTTTKLKITDLDIPEVDPGKVLTSKKDHENVSMKAGESTKPLQKSLPRYMQWYSKKPNANTKTSTAEKTIPDKPKRPSKAKQEQDKESKEKNSRYGKIASKDNLSQMPETKKNYKEKESEFIHPRLLREGKVTPVPEGPLPDVHPLLQHSEHRYEHQYENQNPLCYIQPTHIPKYLGASNVPVLPRRPSLEQQPIYVNQDDVKNKDKQPEISESALTHSISISTNYDESRKTANEVHVSKINIGGESVVDVNQRNLTSKIDDNDSGIAMSTLVQQAGNIKRLPITEKKSVFTIAYDDVQTKQLRPDSSSTSY; encoded by the exons ATGACGTTTGCATCGGCGCTGGTGTTGCTCGCGTTGTGTGCAGCGGCGCGTGGCGGCGACCCGGTGTTCGACCCGAGCACCCTGATGCGTCTTGTGCTCGTGCCGGCGGACGCGGCTGTCGGTTCCGTCATCTACCGCGTCCGTGCTTCCGACCCAGATTTCGATTATCCGTTGCATTTTGAACTTATtg GGCAAATGGGACGTCTAGATATTGGCATCGAGTCACTTCCATGCACACGATACAACTCAGTCTGCCAAGCCAATGTTATACTACTTCGGAGGCTGGAACCCGGTCGATACGTGGACTTCAGGCTGTCAGCCCGCAACACCAGAGGAAGGAGTGCTCGCATTGCTTGCTCCATTACTGGCACCAACGCCACCACTCCAAGAGATACTGTATTTCCTCATCAACCTGGCATTATCTTAGTTCCtgag gATGCAAAACGTGGAACGGATCTCGAAATAGTTATCgccaaaaaaaatcaattgtcACCGAAACCGTTGGAGTTAGAACTTTGG GGTTCCCCGCTTTTTGCAATAAGACAGCGCCGAGTGTCTACTGAGAACACGGAAGGCACGATATTCCTCGTCGGTCCATTGGACTTTGAAGCGCAGTCTATGTATCATTTGACATTATTGGCCGTG GACCCTTACGTAGAACTGGGTAAGGACACCCGAAATATAGCTGGGATAGAAGTGGTAGTGGTCGTTCAAGATGTTCAAGACATGCCACCTGTATTCACATCAGCACCTCCTATTACTCACCTTCCACGCCAAGTGGCACCTGGTGACATGGTAGTAAAAGTCCGGGCTGAAGACGGAGATAAGGGAGCACCTCGGCAGATACGCTACGGTCTCGTATCTGAGGGGAACCCATTCACgccatttttcaatattaatgaaACTTCAG GTGAATTGACTTTGGAAAGACCAATTGAAGAAATAGCTGCGATATCTCATGCAGGCGCCCCAATCCTCCTCACCGTGGTTGCAGAAGAAGTACGTCTATCAAGAGAAGAGCCAGAAGCGATGTCCTCGACTGTACAGCTTGCCTTTATACTACCTGAACGAGACAACTCGCCTCCTTACTTTGAGAATGattc TTACATCACTTATTTGGATGAAAATGCTCCTCAAGGAACAGCATTGATATTCAACGATCCTTACATTCCGCAAGTGAATGACAACGATGCAGGAAAGAATGGCGTGTTCTCTCTATCGTTAGTAGGAAATAACGGGACATTTGAAATATCACCAACTGTCGCAGAGAGACATGCGCAATTCATCATCAAAGTGCGAGACAATACGATGTTGGATTTTGAAGCTCGAAAATCAGTTATTTTTCAG ATTTTAGCACAAGAGCTTGGTCCAGCAACAAATTTGTCTGTCACGGCAAATGTCACTGTTTACTTGAATGATGTTAATGACAATCCTCCCGTATTTTTGGCTCTTTCTTATGACGAAGAAATACCAGAAAACGCGACAGCTGGTACAAGAGTTGTACAAGTTGCAGCTGATGATGTAGATACAGGAGCATTTGGAAAAATACAATACACTGCCATACTAGGATATTTAAATACATCTTTGAATTTAGATCCTATATCAGGATTAATAACTATAGCTACAAATAACCATGGCTTCGACCGCGAAGCGATGCCAGACTTGCATTTTTTAGTAGAGGCTAGAGATAATGACGGTGTAGGATTAAGAGTTACAGTGccattaattattaagttattagaTGTAAATGATAACCCACCAGAGTTTGAAAGGACGCTGTATGAATTTGTTTTATCGCCGAGTTTAAGCAATTTTACTTCAGCAGCTTTTGTAAAAGCAATTGATAAAGACGCTGAGCCaccaaataatattgtaaaatatgaaataattgatGGGAATGGAGATAGTAAATTTGCTATTAATGAAGATACAG GCGAATTATATCTTTTAGAAACATTAAAAAGGtcgaaaaaacaaaatatttacagacaAAAAAGACAGTATGACAACGAAGAAGAAAGCGAAGTTTATATGTTAACCATTAGAGCGTATGATCTTGGTGTTCCCAAGTTGTTTTCAACCACGATGGTAAAAGTTTACCCTCCAGAAAGTAAAACACGAACAATGTCTTTCATTGTGCCAGGTGCAAATCCCGATAGACAAAAACTCGAGGAAGTGTTAAGTACACTGTCTGGAGGAAAAGTCACGATTATAGATATAAAACCGTATAAAGGAAATGACGATAAGGGTACAGCAGACCTTAGTGGCCAAGCGTCTAGTCAAGAAAA gaGTGTAGTCACTGCAGTGGTTCGAATGGCCGGAAACTCCGCAATTAATGTTGCAAAACTGCAAGAACAACTAGCAAAGAATATGACGGTATACACTACGAACACAGTGCATAAAGAACAAACATCAACAACCGAGGACAATAACTCG GGGGTTTATAGAGCTGAAAGTCGATTACTATTTtggttattaattttactagcAATATTGATTGCCTTAGTTCTACTACTTCTTATATGTTGTTGTATATGTGAAGGGTGTCCTTTATATATGCCCCCAAG GAAAAGAGTGATACGTGTCAACTCCACAGAGGACGACGTGCATTTAGTGGTTCGCGACAAGGAAGTTGGGAGGGAAAACAAGTCGACGcagaatatagaaaataaatcaatacaagCACCTGAATGGAGGAGACGAGAAGCCTGGAGCGCTGAACAAACAGATTTGAGGACTAAACCGACACAatggaaatttaataaaaggaaTTATAGATCAAAAGATCTAAGTAAGCCGGCTTCAACACCTGGTGACATTCGACAAGAATTCGTTCAAGCTGCCACAGACAACGATTATAAATACGATGATACCCGACAATCAGTTCGCCGAAG agaTGGGccaaatgtaatttatacaaaagaaatgcaGCTCCAGGAAgcttttgaaaataaacataaagaatACATTGAAGATTTGGAAAATGGATACGATAGAATTGCTACACTACATTACCATCGCAAGGACCAAGATAATGATTCTATTAGACGACATGAAATTGACCGAGGTTCTGATGTTGGTGGATTTCTTAAGTCTGACGAAAAAAACATGCAAGAAAAACAAGATCAAAAATTGAAACATGAATATGATAAACATGCTTCGTCGTCTCTTGGTAgagatcaatattttataaaagaaggtAATACTGAAATTTTAAGATTAGTGACACGAGGCAAAACTGAAGAAGAACGATACGTTAATCTCCCCGTTCATCAACAAAGGCCAGTTACTTTAATTCCGCATACCCAATATGTCGTTGTAGATAATGGAAAAGAGCTACTTATGGAACGATTTATCAGAGAACAAGGTGATGAAGCTAGCAATATAAGGGATAGAATGGATAAAATAGTAACTGATTTAGATAATATCTCAAACAGAGATGATAAAAGTATTGGTCAAAAATCAAAAAATGATATCGACAATCAAAATGAATCGCGCGAATATTCAAATTTGCGTTTAGATGTTTCGGGTACAGTACCACTAAAGTctgattatttacaaaatgctTTAATAGAAATGCAAAATAAATCCTCAATTCATCAAGAACTCTTAGAATCGTCTTTGCGCAAACAGAATGAACTTCTTCACCAAATATTAATAGAGAGAGATAGAATGTTACAAAATCAAGAAACAGCTTCGcaagttgaaaataaattagaaactcAAAGTTTACCTGGCCACTCGGTCATGGCGACTCAAACTGAATGTCACATTGGTACACAAACAGAAGCACATTTatctaatgaaataaaaagaaaatcaagGAGTGATAATGATTCGTATAGTGACGATGAATCACAGCCAACAACAGATCAGTTAAAAAAGATAGCGTGGGTAAGAAAGAAAAAAcctaagaaaaaaattaaatatagagaCCCGCGACGTAGTATACGTATTTATGAATTGAAACGAAAAATCAAAACTCCTATAATTGAAGAAAGTGATGTGTCACCTTCCTTAGAGAGTGAAAAACATGTGAAAATTAGCAAGACAAATGAAAGGGAAGAACGGGTTAAGCACTATGGTGATGTTACGAAAAGTACTATAACTACatcaaaaaatgaaaaaatgagTTCAACACAAATAAAAAGTTCCGAAGCCGACAGGAAACCTAAGTTACGACGAGAAGTATTAATGGAAATTTCCGATTCTCTTGATGAAAAAATTGAAACTGACATTTCTTTCAAAAAATCACGAAGACAAAGGCGTGATTCTACTGAAAATACATCAAAACCGGACACTGAAATTGCTAAAAGTAGTCAAAGTACAAGTAGTTCTACAAGTAAGGACAACAGAAATAAGATATTTTCACGACAAGGATCCTCTACAGATGAAAAAGATCACGCTGTTGACAAgactacaacaaaattaaaaattactgattTAGACATCCCAGAGGTAGATCCTGGTAAAGTTTTAACTTCTAAAAAAGACCATGAAAATGTATCAATGAAGGCCGGCGAATCAACGAAGCCTTTGCAGAAAAGTCTACCTAGATATATGCAATGGTATAGTAAAAAACCAAATGCAAACACCAAAACATCCACAGCAGAAAAAACAATACCGGATAAACCTAAGCGACCATCAAAGGCAAAACAGGAACAGGACAAAGAATCAAAAGAAAAGAACAGTCGGTATGGGAAAATAGCTAGCAAAGATAATTTAAGTCAAATGCcagagacaaaaaaaaactacaaggAAAAAGAAAGTGAATTCATCCACCCTCGTTTGTTAAGAGAAGGAAAGGTCACACCTGTTCCCGAAGGGCCCTTGCCAGATGTTCACCCCTTATTGCAGCATTCTGAACACAGATATGAACATCAATATGAAAACCAAAATCCGCTTTGTTACATTCAACCAACCCATATTCCAAAATACTTAGGCGCGTCTAATGTTCCTGTACTTCCACGGCGCCCGTCTTTAGAACAACAACCGATTTATGTTAATCAAgatgatgttaaaaataaagataagcaGCCGGAAATATCCGAAAGTGCATTAACACATAGCATATCGATTTCAACAAACTATGATGAAAGTAGAAAAACCGCAAACGAGGTGcatgtttctaaaataaatattggtgGAGAATCTGTTGTCGATGTTAACCAGAGAAATTTAACATCGAAAATTGACGACAATGATTCAGGTATCGCAATGAGCACGCTAGTTCAACAAGCTGGAAACATTAAAAGATTACCCATAACAGAGAAAAAAAGTGTTTTCACTATTGCTTATGATGATGTTCAAACTAAGCAGCTCAGACCAGACAGTAGTTCAACGTcgtattag